The following coding sequences lie in one Streptomyces xiamenensis genomic window:
- a CDS encoding glycosyltransferase, whose protein sequence is MKHRNIFLIGIDVDSMGGSQRVLHTLAQGFAGRGHRVELIGIRPSPEPHTYQPDPGYRHTTLYPEPAPEPWRANTFAERLNWSRIREQRARSDHRDEALVKLKERLAAVDTGYLIIGSPWAADWLRAAEWPHLRGIGQYHESYEQARASANLRLILRHYPELEKSVFLSEGDAALFRRDRLPNAATIPNPLPFSPGLAARLDTRRIGAVGRLEPVKRLDRLIDAFADTTTRAPDWELHLFGDGPLRGTLEAHAASRGVAERVHFRGSVQNMAAAYRELSLLALTSDREGRPMAVAEAAACGVPTVSFDLSAGVRELIKDGHTGTLVPPGNTHAFTQALTHLMTDTPRRHHYGAAARNHVAPLDLPRVLDRWEALFEEIDR, encoded by the coding sequence ATGAAACACCGCAACATCTTCCTGATCGGCATCGACGTGGACTCCATGGGCGGCTCCCAGCGGGTGCTGCACACCCTGGCCCAGGGGTTCGCCGGGCGCGGGCACCGGGTGGAGCTGATCGGCATCCGGCCGAGCCCCGAGCCGCACACGTACCAGCCGGACCCCGGCTACCGGCACACCACGCTCTACCCGGAGCCGGCACCCGAACCCTGGCGGGCCAACACCTTCGCCGAGCGGCTGAACTGGTCCCGGATCAGGGAACAGCGCGCGCGGTCGGACCACCGCGACGAGGCGCTGGTGAAACTGAAGGAACGGCTGGCCGCCGTCGACACCGGCTACCTGATCATCGGCTCACCGTGGGCGGCCGACTGGCTGCGCGCCGCCGAATGGCCGCATCTGCGGGGCATCGGCCAGTACCACGAGTCGTACGAACAGGCGCGGGCCTCCGCCAACCTGCGGCTGATCCTGCGGCACTACCCGGAGCTGGAGAAGTCCGTCTTCCTCAGCGAGGGCGACGCCGCGCTCTTCCGCCGCGACCGCCTCCCCAACGCGGCCACCATCCCCAACCCGCTGCCGTTCAGCCCGGGTCTGGCCGCCCGGCTGGACACCCGGCGGATCGGGGCGGTGGGTCGTCTGGAGCCGGTCAAGCGGCTGGACCGGCTGATCGACGCGTTCGCGGACACCACGACCCGGGCGCCCGACTGGGAACTCCACCTCTTCGGCGACGGGCCGCTGCGCGGCACGCTGGAGGCGCACGCGGCCTCGCGGGGCGTGGCGGAACGGGTCCACTTCCGCGGCAGCGTCCAGAACATGGCCGCCGCCTACCGCGAACTGTCGCTGCTGGCCCTCACCAGCGACCGCGAGGGCCGCCCCATGGCGGTGGCGGAGGCGGCGGCCTGCGGCGTCCCGACGGTGAGTTTCGACCTGTCGGCGGGCGTGCGCGAACTCATCAAGGACGGCCACACCGGCACCCTGGTCCCGCCCGGCAACACCCACGCCTTCACCCAGGCCCTCACCCACCTGATGACCGACACGCCCCGCCGCCACCACTACGGCGCGGCGGCCCGCAACCACGTGGCCCCCCTGGACCTCCCCCGGGTCCTGGACCGCTGGGAGGCCCTGTTCGAGGAGATCGACCGCTGA
- a CDS encoding HAD family hydrolase, whose protein sequence is MELTRPDRPGVLVCDYGGVLTNPLAETYAVFARSTGIGLEPIAAAFAGATARYGISPMAALEVADITEAEFTDRMLAGLPPQAAEVLAGRPFGELWFRGRRTNEEVLALVREVRASGHRVALLTNNVREWGPRWRATVPVDELFDVVVDSSEEGVRKPDPEIYRRLLARLRTPAENCLLLDDTEENTVAAERLGLRAVLFKDPAQAIADVRDALGLTATGGTR, encoded by the coding sequence GTGGAGCTGACCCGTCCCGACCGCCCCGGCGTCCTGGTCTGCGACTACGGCGGTGTGCTCACCAATCCGCTGGCCGAGACCTACGCCGTCTTCGCCCGCTCCACCGGGATCGGCCTGGAGCCGATCGCCGCGGCCTTCGCCGGCGCCACCGCGCGGTACGGGATCAGCCCGATGGCCGCGCTGGAGGTCGCCGACATCACCGAGGCGGAGTTCACCGACCGGATGCTGGCCGGGCTGCCGCCGCAGGCCGCCGAGGTGCTGGCCGGCCGGCCGTTCGGCGAACTGTGGTTCCGGGGGCGGCGCACCAACGAGGAGGTGCTGGCGCTGGTCCGCGAGGTGCGGGCGAGCGGGCACCGGGTGGCGCTGCTGACCAACAACGTCCGGGAGTGGGGCCCGCGCTGGCGGGCCACTGTGCCGGTGGACGAACTCTTCGACGTGGTCGTGGACTCCAGCGAGGAGGGTGTGCGCAAGCCGGACCCGGAAATCTACCGGCGGCTGCTGGCCCGGCTGCGTACCCCCGCCGAGAACTGCCTGCTGCTGGACGACACGGAGGAGAACACGGTGGCGGCCGAACGCCTGGGCCTGCGGGCCGTGCTGTTCAAGGACCCCGCCCAGGCCATCGCCGATGTCCGCGACGCCCTGGGGCTGACCGCGACGGGAGGTACCCGATGA
- a CDS encoding AfsR/SARP family transcriptional regulator — MAKNAIRCEVLGPLRALDGTAEIDLGPPRQRAVLAALLLRGPRPVTVDGIITAVWGGSPPGHAVNLVQKYISGLRRALPPGTPITLTGSGYVLRPEGGLDLWEFEELCARARTLRDAGRPAEAIDALGRAVGLWRGDLVEGTDGPGIELERDRLTERLVAAEEEMYGLGLRLGRGAEHVPELVRLTSQYPQRERLHGLLMRSLAQSGRQTEALDVYTRVRRRLAEEYGADPGPELRDAHQWVLSGAADEQRPGPGAGAGAGAREVGRDGGGDGDARAAVAPPAGPAPAALAGGYPPVAEPAQLPYPVFGFTGRTAEVKRITSLLLSGGMPVVCVEGTAGIGKTALAVRCAQQVAASFPDGQLFADLRGFDPLAPVEPGQVLGEFLRALGVPPRRIPPAVHERSALLRSVLAHRRALLVLDNAADADQVLPLLPGSAHCAVLITSRRRLTGLAVHSGAHRVQLPVLSVRESDALLRTVLGPPAAGDEAAIAEIARLCGHLPLALRVVAARAAISPHIPLAAVARRLAASGPLAGVSAPEDERVSVAASLALSYRGLDTTVQRVLRHIGLIPGPDLTQAAAAAVAGVAEPVAGRALSVLSAAHLIEQHHADRFRFPHDLLREYARQRVYAEEDRGEREAAVRRLSAWYLRTASVLGGGSGHPHVVGPHGRMETAEGGRDGPAGPESALPNAEAELPNYAAMAAYAARHGPYPVAWRLAGTLHDLCKRRSLVAEWLTMAEAGLRAAERAQDARAAAELALTLVDASLTAGLMAQAERHAQRALAIGEEYGWPRIRAAAHEQLGRRHWTIGELGAARERLTESVRLYGEGGDGSHLHTATALCALARVEADSGALERASGLYGKALRLSRAEGVPHLESMVLVELALVHRALDRSESAALSFEAALARSRANCTGHRPQALALAYLAELDAERGRAELAGERAAEAVRIARDQGDQWALAEAHNAAGRALAALGDPAAAVGHHRAALELAGTLTYRRAELHAVVGLAATTTEPGWTGRATALAAAHGYDLGQLGGAPAP, encoded by the coding sequence ATGGCGAAGAATGCGATCCGTTGTGAAGTGCTCGGGCCGTTACGGGCCCTGGACGGAACCGCCGAGATCGATCTGGGCCCGCCGCGGCAGCGTGCGGTGCTCGCGGCACTGCTGCTGCGCGGCCCGCGCCCGGTCACGGTCGACGGCATCATCACCGCGGTGTGGGGCGGCTCTCCGCCCGGGCACGCGGTCAATCTCGTGCAGAAGTACATCTCGGGACTGCGGCGCGCCCTGCCGCCCGGCACCCCGATCACCCTCACCGGCAGCGGCTACGTCCTGCGGCCGGAGGGCGGCCTCGACCTGTGGGAGTTCGAGGAACTGTGCGCGCGGGCCCGCACCCTGCGGGACGCCGGCCGGCCCGCCGAGGCGATCGACGCGCTCGGCCGGGCGGTCGGACTGTGGCGGGGCGACCTCGTGGAGGGCACCGACGGACCGGGCATCGAACTGGAGCGCGACCGGCTCACCGAGCGCCTGGTCGCCGCCGAGGAGGAAATGTACGGTCTGGGGCTGCGGCTGGGCCGGGGCGCCGAACACGTCCCCGAACTGGTGCGGCTCACCAGCCAGTACCCGCAGCGCGAACGGCTGCACGGCCTGCTGATGCGTTCCCTGGCCCAGTCGGGGCGGCAGACCGAGGCGCTGGACGTGTACACACGGGTACGCCGCCGGCTGGCGGAGGAGTACGGCGCCGACCCGGGGCCCGAACTGCGCGACGCCCACCAGTGGGTGCTCTCCGGAGCGGCCGACGAGCAGCGGCCCGGCCCAGGTGCCGGAGCCGGGGCCGGAGCCCGCGAGGTGGGCCGGGACGGTGGCGGGGACGGTGATGCGCGGGCCGCGGTCGCCCCTCCTGCGGGTCCGGCCCCGGCGGCGCTCGCCGGGGGGTACCCGCCGGTCGCCGAACCCGCCCAACTGCCCTACCCCGTCTTCGGCTTCACCGGCCGCACCGCCGAGGTCAAGCGCATCACCTCACTGCTGCTGTCCGGCGGCATGCCGGTGGTGTGCGTGGAGGGCACCGCCGGGATCGGCAAGACGGCGCTGGCGGTGCGCTGCGCCCAGCAGGTGGCGGCGTCCTTCCCGGACGGCCAGCTCTTCGCCGACCTGCGCGGCTTCGATCCGCTCGCCCCCGTCGAACCGGGCCAGGTCCTGGGGGAGTTCCTGCGCGCGCTCGGCGTCCCGCCGCGCCGCATCCCGCCCGCCGTGCACGAGCGCTCCGCCCTGCTGCGCTCCGTCCTCGCGCACCGCCGTGCCCTGCTGGTGCTCGACAACGCCGCCGACGCCGACCAGGTGCTGCCGCTGCTGCCCGGATCCGCGCACTGCGCCGTGCTGATCACCAGCCGCCGCCGGCTGACCGGGCTCGCCGTGCACAGCGGCGCGCACCGGGTGCAGTTGCCCGTGCTCAGCGTCAGGGAGTCGGACGCGCTGCTGCGGACCGTTCTGGGGCCGCCCGCCGCCGGTGACGAGGCCGCCATCGCGGAGATCGCCCGGCTCTGCGGCCATCTGCCGCTCGCCCTGCGGGTGGTGGCCGCCCGGGCGGCGATCTCCCCGCACATCCCGCTGGCCGCGGTCGCCCGCCGGCTGGCCGCGTCGGGGCCGCTGGCGGGGGTGTCGGCGCCGGAGGACGAACGGGTCTCGGTCGCGGCCTCGCTGGCCCTGTCCTACCGGGGACTCGACACCACCGTGCAGCGGGTGCTGCGGCACATCGGACTGATCCCGGGCCCCGACCTCACGCAGGCCGCCGCCGCGGCCGTCGCGGGCGTCGCCGAACCTGTCGCCGGACGGGCGCTGTCGGTGCTGTCGGCCGCGCACCTCATCGAGCAGCACCACGCCGACCGGTTCCGCTTTCCGCACGATCTGCTGCGCGAGTACGCCCGGCAGCGGGTCTACGCCGAGGAGGACCGCGGCGAGCGCGAGGCGGCGGTACGCCGGCTGTCCGCCTGGTACCTGCGGACCGCGTCGGTGCTGGGCGGCGGCTCCGGGCACCCGCACGTGGTAGGCCCGCACGGCCGGATGGAGACCGCGGAGGGTGGCCGGGACGGGCCGGCCGGCCCGGAGTCCGCGCTGCCGAACGCCGAGGCCGAGCTGCCCAACTACGCGGCGATGGCGGCCTACGCCGCCCGGCACGGCCCCTACCCGGTGGCCTGGCGGCTCGCCGGGACGCTGCACGACCTGTGCAAACGGCGCTCGCTGGTCGCCGAGTGGCTGACCATGGCCGAGGCGGGGCTGCGCGCCGCCGAACGGGCCCAGGACGCGCGGGCAGCCGCCGAACTGGCCCTGACCCTGGTGGACGCCTCGCTCACCGCCGGACTGATGGCCCAGGCCGAGCGGCACGCCCAGCGCGCGCTGGCCATCGGCGAGGAGTACGGCTGGCCGCGCATCCGGGCCGCCGCCCACGAGCAACTGGGACGCAGGCACTGGACGATCGGCGAACTCGGCGCGGCCCGCGAACGGCTGACCGAGTCCGTACGGCTCTACGGGGAGGGCGGGGACGGCAGTCATCTCCACACCGCGACGGCGCTGTGCGCGCTGGCCCGGGTGGAGGCCGACTCCGGCGCGCTGGAGCGGGCGTCCGGTCTGTACGGGAAGGCGCTGCGGCTGAGCCGGGCGGAGGGCGTACCGCACCTGGAGAGCATGGTGCTGGTCGAACTCGCTCTGGTGCACCGGGCGCTGGACCGTTCCGAGTCGGCGGCGCTGTCCTTCGAGGCGGCGCTGGCGCGCAGCCGCGCCAACTGCACCGGGCACCGCCCGCAGGCGCTCGCGCTGGCCTATCTCGCCGAACTGGACGCGGAGCGCGGGCGGGCCGAGCTGGCCGGGGAACGCGCGGCCGAGGCGGTACGGATCGCCCGGGACCAGGGCGACCAGTGGGCGCTGGCCGAGGCGCACAACGCGGCCGGCCGGGCCCTGGCCGCCCTCGGTGACCCGGCCGCCGCGGTCGGCCACCACCGGGCGGCGCTGGAGCTGGCCGGCACGCTCACCTACCGGCGGGCCGAACTGCACGCCGTGGTCGGGCTGGCCGCCACGACCACCGAACCCGGCTGGACCGGCCGGGCCACCGCACTGGCCGCCGCCCACGGCTACGACCTCGGCCAGCTGGGCGGCGCGCCCGCTCCCTGA
- a CDS encoding AfsA-related hotdog domain-containing protein, translated as MTLPTQLPTPAPSDQLRYDTTVPRALVHRMSVAEVFVTDSAATGTDVTITPATDTGGGHLSFEVAAQLPRGHVVGEHSAAYDFLLLVEVLRQSGVLVAHRHLDVPLASAFIFMELGFSVRSLPALRIGSRPAHAVIRITVLPDRNRAGRVLGFSFSGALLVDGHTALEATGRLTFVSHRAFGVLRAKGRGQAPGGESALVLSPRLVPAEARSVGRRDPRNVVITEPTVDPSGNSMARLVVNTGHPHLFDHELDHIPGNLQLEAARQLAVATVARLHGLSPAALLVTDVAATFGAFAELDRTTTATAQVGGVRHAGDLGVIAVPVTVLLTQGSATVSEVTMEVAPWS; from the coding sequence GTGACCCTGCCAACGCAACTCCCCACGCCCGCCCCGTCCGACCAGCTGCGGTACGACACCACCGTGCCGCGAGCCCTGGTTCACCGCATGTCCGTGGCCGAGGTGTTCGTCACCGACTCGGCCGCCACGGGGACGGACGTAACCATCACCCCCGCCACCGATACCGGTGGCGGGCACCTGTCCTTCGAAGTCGCCGCCCAACTGCCGCGCGGGCACGTCGTGGGCGAGCACTCCGCCGCGTACGACTTCCTGCTGCTGGTCGAAGTGCTCCGGCAGTCCGGAGTCCTGGTGGCACACCGGCATCTCGACGTGCCGCTGGCCAGCGCCTTCATCTTCATGGAACTGGGCTTCTCGGTCCGCTCGCTGCCCGCCCTGCGGATCGGGAGCAGACCGGCCCACGCCGTCATCAGGATCACCGTCCTCCCGGACCGCAACCGGGCCGGACGTGTCCTCGGGTTCTCCTTCTCCGGCGCGCTGCTGGTGGACGGGCACACCGCCCTGGAGGCCACCGGCCGGCTGACCTTCGTCAGCCACCGCGCCTTCGGGGTGCTGCGCGCCAAGGGCCGCGGCCAGGCGCCGGGGGGCGAATCCGCGCTGGTGCTCAGCCCACGCCTGGTACCCGCCGAGGCCCGCTCGGTGGGCCGCCGCGATCCGCGCAACGTGGTCATCACCGAACCCACGGTGGACCCCTCGGGCAACTCGATGGCCCGGCTGGTGGTCAACACCGGCCACCCGCACCTGTTCGACCACGAACTGGACCACATACCCGGCAACCTCCAGCTGGAGGCCGCCCGCCAGCTGGCCGTGGCCACCGTGGCCCGGCTGCACGGGCTCTCGCCCGCCGCACTGCTGGTCACCGATGTCGCCGCCACGTTCGGCGCGTTCGCCGAGCTGGACCGTACGACGACCGCCACCGCCCAGGTCGGCGGGGTGCGGCACGCCGGGGACCTGGGCGTCATCGCCGTACCGGTGACCGTCCTGCTCACCCAGGGCTCCGCCACCGTCAGCGAGGTCACCATGGAGGTCGCGCCGTGGAGCTGA